The Paracoccus sediminicola genome has a segment encoding these proteins:
- a CDS encoding UTP--glucose-1-phosphate uridylyltransferase: MSRKVTKAIFPVAGLGTRFLPATKSIPKEIMTLVDRPLIQYAIDEARAAGIEEFIFVTSRGKGALEDYFDHAHELEATLKRTNKLELLEELRATNMQSGAIAYVRQHKAMGLGHAVWCARRLVQDDEPVAVILTDDVIMGEPPCLQQMIEAHAETGGTMVATMEVPTEKTKSYGVLDVSEDMGAIVKAKGLVEKPKENPPSNLAVIGRYILAPTVLQNLNKLREGAGGEIQLTDAIADEITAGRDVFGLRFRGQRYDCGSKGGFLQATVAYGLERDDLREEFLDYLNEVISLQRAAE, from the coding sequence ATGAGTCGCAAGGTCACCAAGGCTATTTTCCCGGTCGCAGGATTGGGCACGCGCTTTCTGCCCGCAACAAAGTCTATTCCCAAGGAAATCATGACCTTGGTCGACAGACCGCTTATCCAATATGCAATTGACGAAGCGCGCGCCGCCGGAATTGAGGAATTTATTTTCGTTACTTCGCGCGGAAAAGGCGCGCTTGAAGATTATTTCGATCACGCGCATGAGCTGGAAGCGACGCTGAAACGCACGAACAAACTCGAACTGCTGGAAGAGCTTCGCGCGACCAACATGCAGTCCGGCGCGATTGCCTATGTCCGCCAGCACAAGGCCATGGGGCTTGGACATGCGGTCTGGTGCGCCCGCCGTCTGGTGCAGGACGACGAACCCGTCGCCGTGATCCTGACCGATGACGTCATCATGGGCGAGCCGCCCTGCCTCCAGCAGATGATCGAGGCCCATGCCGAGACCGGCGGCACCATGGTCGCCACGATGGAGGTCCCGACCGAGAAGACCAAGTCCTACGGCGTCCTCGACGTCTCAGAGGATATGGGCGCTATCGTCAAGGCGAAGGGCCTGGTCGAGAAACCCAAGGAGAACCCGCCGTCGAACCTCGCTGTGATCGGCCGGTACATCCTGGCACCGACAGTGCTGCAAAACCTCAACAAGCTTCGCGAAGGCGCGGGCGGAGAGATCCAGCTGACCGACGCCATCGCCGATGAGATCACCGCCGGGCGCGATGTGTTCGGCCTGCGCTTCCGTGGTCAGCGTTACGATTGCGGCTCGAAAGGCGGTTTCCTGCAAGCCACCGTGGCCTATGGGCTGGAGCGGGACGATCTGCGTGAAGAGTTCCTCGATTACCTGAACGAGGTCATCTCGCTTCAGCGCGCGGCCGAGTAA
- a CDS encoding flagellar biosynthetic protein FliR gives MAQLMPLLLAYLRVQAAVLVFPVFSERLVPPRMRAAVAVVLAPSAFAWSGGTMQQVSESFALLALREMLVGLMIAIPARITAMALHVATSAIGATASLSQLIGTGTEAAPHPIGNLMHMAGLALLMALGLPLLLLDLIASSYALFPAGKLGLGDADPEALTGMVAQSFVLAMALSAPFILGGLLYQLLTGVVSRVMPTLPVVFIGAPAIILLALVGLSVLSPAILAGWANAVFGTAAPP, from the coding sequence ATGGCGCAGCTTATGCCTTTGTTGCTGGCCTATCTGCGGGTGCAAGCCGCGGTGTTGGTCTTCCCGGTCTTCTCCGAGCGGCTGGTTCCGCCGCGAATGCGGGCGGCGGTGGCGGTGGTTCTCGCTCCGTCAGCCTTCGCCTGGTCGGGCGGTACAATGCAGCAGGTGTCTGAAAGCTTCGCGCTTCTCGCGCTGCGCGAGATGCTGGTGGGGTTGATGATCGCGATCCCGGCGCGGATCACCGCGATGGCGCTGCATGTCGCGACCTCGGCCATCGGCGCAACGGCCTCACTGTCGCAACTCATCGGTACCGGGACAGAGGCTGCGCCGCATCCGATCGGCAATCTGATGCATATGGCGGGTCTGGCTCTGCTCATGGCGCTGGGGCTGCCGCTGCTTCTGCTGGACCTTATCGCGTCGAGCTATGCGCTGTTTCCCGCCGGCAAGCTGGGGCTGGGTGACGCGGATCCCGAGGCGCTGACAGGCATGGTGGCGCAGTCATTTGTGCTGGCGATGGCGCTGTCGGCGCCCTTCATTCTGGGCGGGCTTCTTTATCAGCTGCTGACCGGCGTGGTCAGCCGGGTGATGCCAACGCTGCCGGTCGTGTTCATCGGGGCACCGGCCATCATCCTGCTTGCTCTGGTCGGATTGTCGGTCCTGTCTCCGGCGATCCTCGCAGGGTGGGCCAATGCGGTCTTTGGCACGGCGGCACCGCCATGA
- a CDS encoding glycosyltransferase family 2 protein, whose product MSLPRTSLVVVSQGRPEHLRHCLTALSYQNHPDFEIILVADQAGLVQRQDLAIKRLQCDVPNISVARNLGVAAAAGDIIAFIDDDAVAEPNWLARLSAAFARPEIIAATGWTRDRDGFSWQARSHRITPAGQPRNLPPLASPEALPVEDGTPVSTLGTNCAFRADALRRIGGFDPVFSYHLDESDVNLRLAAAFPTALTAIIPDAQVIHLRGGSPTRHDNRAPRDLRQEGRSAALFARRHHGGLLAPDAEARARRRILRHMLDGRIDPLGVRGLLATLSAGHADGMSAPLPDPPDPMRGAGSAFLPVSLPERRHIALGGWHWQAQDLRQRAHAAIQAGNVVSLVLLSPTVIPHRLRLTSSGWFEQLGGVWGRAEPDEPTMRFARFPARLAAELESAENRRNLSLSAFV is encoded by the coding sequence GTGAGCCTGCCGCGAACGAGTCTGGTCGTGGTCTCGCAGGGGCGGCCCGAACATCTGCGACACTGCCTGACGGCGCTGAGCTACCAGAACCATCCCGATTTCGAGATCATTCTCGTGGCAGATCAAGCGGGTCTGGTACAGCGCCAGGACCTTGCCATAAAGCGGCTGCAATGCGACGTCCCGAACATCTCGGTCGCGCGCAATCTTGGGGTCGCCGCAGCCGCCGGGGACATCATTGCCTTCATCGACGACGACGCAGTGGCCGAGCCGAACTGGCTGGCACGGCTGAGCGCCGCCTTTGCCCGGCCCGAGATCATCGCCGCCACCGGCTGGACCCGGGACCGCGACGGTTTCAGCTGGCAGGCGCGCAGCCATCGGATCACGCCGGCGGGGCAGCCGCGCAATCTGCCGCCGCTGGCATCGCCGGAGGCATTGCCGGTGGAAGATGGTACGCCGGTCAGCACGCTCGGCACGAATTGCGCGTTCCGCGCCGATGCGCTGCGCAGGATCGGCGGGTTCGACCCGGTCTTTTCCTATCACCTCGATGAGTCGGACGTGAACCTGCGTCTGGCCGCAGCCTTTCCCACCGCGCTCACAGCCATCATTCCCGACGCTCAGGTGATCCATCTGCGCGGCGGGAGCCCAACGCGCCACGACAACCGCGCCCCGCGTGACTTGCGGCAGGAGGGACGTTCGGCAGCGCTCTTTGCGCGGCGCCATCATGGCGGGCTGCTCGCGCCCGACGCGGAGGCGCGTGCGCGGCGGCGGATCTTGCGTCATATGCTGGACGGGCGGATTGACCCGCTGGGGGTGCGTGGCCTTCTGGCAACGCTCAGCGCCGGCCACGCCGATGGAATGTCCGCACCGCTTCCCGATCCGCCCGATCCGATGCGCGGCGCGGGCTCGGCCTTTCTGCCCGTGTCCCTGCCCGAGCGGCGCCACATCGCGCTTGGCGGCTGGCACTGGCAGGCGCAAGACCTTCGGCAGCGGGCGCATGCCGCGATTCAGGCAGGCAACGTTGTCAGCTTGGTGCTGCTCAGCCCGACAGTCATCCCGCATCGTCTGCGCCTCACATCGTCCGGCTGGTTCGAACAGCTTGGCGGGGTGTGGGGACGCGCTGAACCGGACGAGCCGACGATGAGATTTGCGCGGTTTCCCGCCCGGCTCGCGGCAGAGCTGGAATCGGCGGAAAACCGTCGGAACCTATCGCTTTCGGCATTCGTTTGA
- the flhB gene encoding flagellar type III secretion system protein FlhB: MSEDDSDDKQFDATEQKLRKARGKGDIPRSQEVNAALAYLGACAAGAMAAAWAVPGWLSTTSQLWTGMGEALQPRGTVGAVSGGLLRGAVQSWGFTAVMCLASMAIPAAVVLIGLFALRGIVLVPSKLAPNLKRIDPMKNAAQKFGKSGLVTFAISAAKAAAVALGGWFLFRALLPLLTAFHGGTGWVAGLKEVMNHSLLLALAVSVIFAAADLGWKHFDFRRRNRMSLKELKDEMKDSEGDPQMKATRRQRSQEIVLSSMLADVEKADVVIVNPTHYAVALEWKRGSGRAPVCVAKGVDAVALRIRERAAAHDVPVWPDPPCARALHGTVRIGDEIERDHFAPVAAAIRFAEAMRENARRGW; the protein is encoded by the coding sequence ATGAGCGAGGATGACAGCGACGACAAGCAGTTCGACGCCACGGAACAGAAGCTTCGAAAGGCACGCGGAAAGGGCGATATTCCCCGCTCGCAGGAGGTCAACGCCGCGCTCGCCTATCTGGGCGCCTGTGCGGCGGGTGCGATGGCTGCGGCTTGGGCGGTGCCAGGCTGGCTGAGCACGACGTCGCAGCTCTGGACGGGTATGGGGGAGGCCCTGCAACCGCGCGGGACGGTCGGCGCGGTCTCCGGGGGGCTCCTGCGGGGCGCGGTCCAAAGCTGGGGGTTTACGGCGGTGATGTGCCTTGCCTCAATGGCGATTCCTGCCGCGGTGGTATTGATCGGGCTTTTCGCGCTGCGCGGCATCGTCCTGGTGCCAAGCAAGCTCGCGCCAAATCTCAAACGCATCGATCCGATGAAGAACGCCGCCCAGAAGTTCGGCAAGAGCGGGCTGGTGACCTTTGCCATCTCGGCGGCGAAGGCGGCCGCGGTGGCCCTCGGCGGATGGTTTCTGTTCCGTGCGTTGCTGCCGCTGCTGACAGCCTTTCACGGCGGAACCGGCTGGGTCGCCGGTCTCAAAGAGGTGATGAACCACAGCTTGCTGTTGGCGCTTGCCGTTTCGGTGATCTTTGCGGCGGCCGATCTTGGCTGGAAGCATTTCGACTTTCGGCGGCGCAATCGCATGTCTCTGAAGGAACTCAAGGACGAGATGAAGGACAGCGAGGGCGATCCGCAGATGAAGGCGACGCGGCGTCAGCGCTCGCAGGAGATCGTCCTCAGCTCGATGCTGGCCGATGTCGAAAAGGCGGATGTGGTGATCGTGAACCCCACCCATTACGCGGTCGCCCTGGAATGGAAGCGGGGCAGCGGACGGGCGCCGGTCTGCGTCGCGAAGGGTGTCGATGCGGTTGCGCTGCGCATCCGCGAGCGGGCGGCGGCGCATGACGTCCCGGTCTGGCCCGACCCACCCTGTGCGCGCGCGCTTCATGGCACGGTGCGGATCGGAGACGAAATCGAACGCGACCATTTCGCTCCGGTCGCCGCGGCGATCAGATTTGCCGAAGCCATGCGCGAAAATGCTCGGCGCGGATGGTAG
- the motA gene encoding flagellar motor stator protein MotA, with protein sequence MFGALGIVLTLLMVFGGYALAGGKMGVILHALPFEMMIIGGASIGSYILSNSGAILKETIPSLIRSFKGPVWHGQDHEDLLCLLFQLLRMARSSPVELEEHIENPENSEIFKTYPRILNNAEAVSIIADTMRSASLNYDDPYQVEDMLSKRIALIKEEQMHVPHALQSLADALPALGIVAAVLGVIKTMGSIDQPPEVLGEMIGSALVGTFLGVFLAYGLVAPIAQRLSAVRQDDMAFYDVIKSVLVAGLQQHATNLCVEVGRQSAPEHVRPSFVSLETALREIKRAA encoded by the coding sequence ATGTTCGGAGCGCTCGGCATCGTGCTAACCCTGCTGATGGTCTTCGGGGGCTATGCGCTCGCCGGGGGCAAGATGGGGGTGATCCTTCATGCGCTGCCCTTCGAGATGATGATCATCGGTGGCGCGTCGATCGGGTCCTATATCCTGTCGAACAGCGGCGCGATCCTCAAGGAGACGATCCCGTCGCTCATCCGCTCTTTCAAGGGGCCGGTCTGGCACGGGCAGGATCATGAAGACCTGCTATGCCTTCTTTTCCAGCTGCTTCGTATGGCCCGCAGCAGCCCCGTCGAACTCGAGGAGCATATCGAAAACCCCGAGAACAGCGAGATCTTCAAGACCTATCCGCGCATCCTCAACAATGCCGAGGCGGTATCGATCATCGCCGACACGATGCGATCTGCCAGCCTGAACTATGACGATCCGTATCAGGTCGAGGATATGCTGTCGAAACGCATTGCCCTGATCAAGGAAGAGCAGATGCACGTGCCACACGCGCTCCAGTCGCTCGCCGATGCGCTTCCCGCGCTCGGGATCGTTGCGGCGGTTCTGGGCGTGATCAAGACGATGGGCTCTATCGATCAGCCGCCCGAGGTTCTGGGCGAGATGATCGGCTCGGCGCTGGTGGGGACATTTCTGGGTGTGTTCCTGGCCTATGGGCTTGTCGCCCCGATCGCGCAGCGGCTAAGCGCGGTGCGTCAGGACGACATGGCGTTTTACGATGTCATCAAATCGGTGCTGGTTGCAGGGTTGCAGCAGCATGCGACCAATCTCTGTGTCGAGGTGGGGCGGCAATCAGCGCCTGAGCATGTCCGCCCCAGCTTCGTGTCGCTGGAGACCGCTTTGCGCGAAATCAAGAGGGCGGCATGA
- a CDS encoding flagellar biosynthesis protein FlhA has product MPTELRQPSAGMRGMLITAGLVLIVLTMVIPIPATLLDIGIAISIASATMILVMASTVERPTDFQAFPVLLLVSLVIRLSLNVSSTRLILTEGHSGEGAAGHVISGFSTFVAGDSMMVGLTIFAVISAVNFIVITKGAGRMAEVSARFALDSLPGKQLAIDGDLNCGAIDHEEAKRRRERDQREISFFGSLDGASKFVKGDAIAGVVIILINLLVGIAMGVFVHDLPIDTALQNYSRLTIGDGLVSQVPSLITSMAAALLLSRGGATEETAKLILGQAASDWRAPAVVAATLAAMSAVPGMPSLIFLCLGGALGVLAWRTRHRGGAEPAEGTPAPVPPVDPPRRIGDEIDMDDICVEIGQDLVMDALDSGRGLAARIGNLRTHIARSYGMILPEVRITDDSDCPPDAYVIRVHGVVRGRGTLKQGQVLALGDEAALSHLGGPVISEPVFGTQAKWVEPVDQDSAAMSGATVVTTMEVLSTHLMEVVKSNLPELLTLTALQRIVAAMEEMSDPARSKAYQTYFDNMLPEKVAPELLLGVLRQMLDEGLSIRNLTLILDAVHECRSAGSAEAVYEAIRPRLRGQITQAMMGQSRQLDIVQLHPAWEAEMVAAENGLQRGQSEVPITDLTRRLISGLRTQLAALDPRQEPVIAVPDHRRRQLRDMLQSHGVKLPVLGLADIDPSAEVRLVATIEAS; this is encoded by the coding sequence ATGCCGACTGAACTGCGTCAACCCTCGGCCGGGATGCGCGGCATGCTCATCACCGCCGGTCTGGTGCTGATCGTGCTCACGATGGTGATCCCGATCCCGGCGACATTGCTTGATATCGGCATCGCGATTTCCATCGCAAGCGCCACCATGATCCTCGTCATGGCCTCGACCGTAGAACGCCCGACCGATTTCCAGGCCTTTCCGGTGCTGCTTCTGGTTTCGCTCGTGATCCGACTGTCGCTGAACGTCTCTTCGACAAGGCTGATCCTGACCGAGGGGCATTCTGGCGAGGGCGCTGCCGGTCATGTCATCAGCGGCTTCTCGACCTTCGTCGCAGGCGATTCGATGATGGTCGGACTGACTATATTCGCTGTGATATCGGCGGTGAATTTCATCGTGATCACGAAGGGCGCCGGACGCATGGCCGAGGTCTCGGCGAGGTTTGCGCTCGATAGTCTGCCGGGCAAGCAGCTTGCCATCGACGGAGACCTGAATTGCGGTGCCATAGACCACGAAGAGGCTAAGCGCAGGCGAGAGCGCGATCAACGAGAGATCAGTTTCTTCGGATCGCTCGACGGCGCGTCGAAATTCGTCAAGGGGGATGCGATTGCTGGGGTGGTCATCATCCTGATCAATCTTCTGGTTGGCATCGCGATGGGGGTCTTTGTGCATGATCTGCCGATAGACACCGCCTTGCAAAACTATTCCCGGCTGACCATCGGCGACGGTCTGGTCAGCCAGGTGCCCTCGCTCATCACCTCGATGGCAGCAGCGCTTCTGCTGTCGCGCGGTGGTGCCACCGAAGAAACGGCCAAGCTGATCCTCGGTCAGGCGGCGTCGGACTGGCGCGCCCCTGCCGTCGTGGCCGCCACGCTGGCCGCGATGTCAGCGGTGCCCGGCATGCCGAGTTTGATCTTTCTTTGTCTGGGCGGCGCGCTTGGCGTCCTTGCGTGGCGCACCCGACATCGCGGCGGGGCAGAGCCCGCCGAAGGCACTCCCGCGCCGGTCCCCCCTGTCGACCCGCCGCGCCGGATCGGCGACGAGATCGACATGGACGATATCTGCGTCGAGATCGGGCAGGATCTTGTGATGGATGCGCTTGATTCGGGGCGGGGCCTGGCGGCAAGGATCGGCAATCTGCGCACCCATATCGCGCGCAGCTACGGCATGATCCTGCCGGAGGTTCGAATCACCGATGACAGCGATTGCCCGCCCGACGCCTATGTGATCCGCGTGCACGGCGTCGTTCGGGGGCGTGGCACGTTGAAGCAGGGTCAGGTTCTCGCACTTGGTGACGAGGCTGCGCTGTCGCATCTGGGTGGCCCTGTCATCTCCGAGCCGGTCTTCGGCACGCAGGCGAAATGGGTCGAGCCGGTCGATCAGGACAGTGCCGCCATGTCGGGCGCAACGGTGGTCACCACGATGGAGGTGCTTTCGACCCATCTGATGGAGGTAGTGAAGTCGAACCTGCCAGAGCTGCTTACCCTGACGGCGTTGCAGCGCATCGTGGCCGCGATGGAAGAGATGTCGGACCCGGCGCGATCCAAGGCCTATCAAACATATTTCGACAATATGCTGCCGGAAAAGGTCGCTCCGGAACTGCTGCTCGGCGTCTTGCGTCAGATGCTGGACGAGGGCCTCTCGATTCGCAATCTGACCCTTATCCTCGACGCTGTGCATGAGTGCCGCAGCGCCGGCAGCGCCGAGGCGGTTTACGAGGCGATCCGCCCCCGGCTTCGCGGTCAGATCACACAGGCGATGATGGGACAGTCGCGGCAACTCGACATCGTGCAACTGCACCCAGCCTGGGAGGCAGAGATGGTCGCCGCCGAAAACGGGCTTCAGCGCGGCCAATCAGAGGTTCCAATCACCGACCTGACCCGACGGCTCATCTCGGGCCTGCGCACACAGCTCGCAGCGCTCGATCCGCGACAAGAGCCGGTGATCGCCGTGCCAGATCACCGGCGTCGTCAGCTGCGTGACATGCTGCAATCACATGGCGTCAAGCTTCCCGTGCTTGGTTTGGCGGATATCGATCCTTCGGCCGAGGTGCGGCTCGTGGCCACGATCGAGGCGTCGTGA
- a CDS encoding glycosyltransferase family 2 protein, with protein sequence MRLRATRQWCLGRALRRRRQVQPIALRVEKIRPDTILCFATLRNERVRLPYFLDYYRRMGIGHFLIVDNNSDDGSAAYLEEQPDVSLWRTTTSYKASRFGMDWLNWLLFRYGAGHWCLTVDPDEFFVYPHCDTRPLQALTHWLSTSGIRSFPAMLLDMYPQGRIGDQPYREGQDPFEIANYFDPANYMIHKNGLYGNLWIQGGPRARIFFGSAPEKAPALNKIPLIKWRRYYAYVSSTHMALPRSLNLVYDEDGGESVSGVLLHAKFLSTFIDKSSEEMERGEHYANSQEYRAYSTLLQDDMILLTPESRPFEGWRQLQDLGLISQGNWP encoded by the coding sequence CTGCGCCTCCGGGCGACACGGCAATGGTGCCTTGGCCGCGCGCTCAGGCGGCGGCGTCAGGTGCAGCCGATAGCGCTGCGCGTCGAAAAGATCCGGCCCGACACGATCCTCTGCTTCGCCACGCTGCGCAATGAGCGGGTCCGCCTGCCCTATTTCCTCGACTATTACCGCCGCATGGGCATCGGACATTTCCTGATCGTCGATAACAATTCAGACGACGGCAGCGCAGCCTATCTGGAAGAGCAGCCCGATGTTTCGCTGTGGCGGACGACGACCAGCTATAAGGCGTCGCGCTTTGGAATGGACTGGCTGAACTGGCTGCTGTTCCGCTATGGTGCCGGGCATTGGTGCCTGACCGTCGATCCCGATGAGTTCTTCGTCTATCCGCATTGCGACACGCGTCCGCTTCAGGCGCTGACGCATTGGCTGAGCACGTCGGGAATCAGATCCTTCCCGGCCATGCTGTTGGATATGTATCCGCAGGGGCGGATCGGGGATCAGCCATATCGCGAGGGTCAGGACCCGTTCGAGATCGCGAATTATTTCGACCCGGCCAATTATATGATCCACAAGAACGGGCTTTATGGAAATCTGTGGATTCAGGGAGGCCCGCGCGCGCGGATCTTCTTCGGCAGCGCACCCGAAAAGGCCCCGGCGCTGAACAAGATCCCGCTGATCAAGTGGCGGCGTTACTACGCTTATGTGTCATCGACCCATATGGCGCTGCCGCGCAGCCTGAACCTCGTCTATGACGAGGATGGCGGCGAAAGCGTGTCGGGGGTGCTGCTGCACGCCAAGTTCCTGTCCACCTTCATCGACAAATCCAGCGAAGAGATGGAGCGGGGCGAGCATTATGCCAACAGCCAGGAATACCGCGCCTATAGCACCCTGTTGCAGGATGACATGATCCTTCTCACCCCGGAATCGCGGCCCTTCGAAGGCTGGCGGCAATTGCAGGATCTCGGGCTGATCTCGCAGGGGAATTGGCCATGA
- the galE gene encoding UDP-glucose 4-epimerase GalE — MRDTVLVTGGAGYIGSHACKALRAAGFTPVTYDSLVTGWRDAVKFGPFEEGDLMDRARLDEVFAKHKPVAVMHFAALSQVGEAMSQPGKYWRGNVCASLNLIEATLAAGVKTFVFSSTCATYGDHDGVVLDETTPQLPLNAYGASKRAIEDMLKDFAASDGLNSVIFRYFNVAGADPDTEVGEFHQPETHLVPLILDAVDGKRPALTIHGTDYPTEDGTCIRDYVHVMDLVDAHVQGLEWQRAGNGPQNGGTEVFCLGTGDGFSVREVVAAAGNVTNRPVPMEDGPRRAGDAVKLVSGSKKAGDILGWTPDRSTMPQMIRDAWRWHQNGGYEG, encoded by the coding sequence ATGCGCGATACAGTATTGGTCACCGGCGGTGCCGGTTATATCGGCTCGCATGCGTGCAAGGCTCTGAGGGCTGCCGGTTTTACGCCGGTGACCTATGACAGCCTCGTCACCGGCTGGCGGGACGCGGTGAAGTTCGGTCCGTTCGAAGAAGGCGACCTCATGGACCGCGCCCGGCTGGACGAGGTGTTCGCGAAACACAAGCCCGTCGCGGTGATGCATTTCGCGGCGCTGAGCCAGGTCGGTGAGGCGATGTCGCAGCCTGGCAAGTACTGGCGCGGCAATGTCTGCGCCTCGCTGAACCTGATCGAGGCAACGCTCGCCGCCGGGGTCAAGACCTTCGTGTTCAGTTCGACCTGCGCGACCTATGGCGATCATGACGGTGTCGTGCTGGATGAGACCACGCCGCAGCTTCCGCTGAATGCCTATGGTGCCTCGAAGCGCGCCATTGAGGACATGCTGAAGGATTTTGCCGCCTCTGACGGGCTGAATAGCGTGATCTTTCGGTATTTCAACGTCGCGGGCGCCGACCCAGACACCGAGGTCGGTGAATTCCATCAGCCGGAGACCCATCTCGTTCCGCTGATCCTCGACGCGGTGGACGGAAAGCGGCCCGCGCTGACCATACACGGCACGGATTATCCGACCGAGGACGGCACCTGCATCCGTGACTATGTGCATGTGATGGATCTGGTCGACGCGCATGTGCAGGGGCTGGAATGGCAGCGCGCAGGCAATGGTCCGCAGAATGGCGGGACCGAGGTGTTCTGCCTTGGCACCGGAGACGGGTTCTCGGTCCGCGAGGTTGTCGCGGCCGCAGGGAATGTGACCAACCGCCCGGTCCCGATGGAGGACGGCCCCCGGCGTGCGGGCGACGCGGTCAAGCTGGTCTCTGGCAGCAAGAAAGCCGGCGACATCCTTGGCTGGACCCCGGACCGATCGACCATGCCGCAGATGATCCGCGACGCCTGGCGCTGGCATCAGAACGGCGGATATGAGGGCTGA
- a CDS encoding glycosyltransferase family 4 protein: MRAEPPLVLDISRLVSRIGTGPLTGIDRVEAAWLRHIAERPHLLLCRVARGQALLPPEAGHAVLRWLEGDNSGMVAQSGWRERMAGHRGPRGRAATALRRMALCVTGSGGRGLLHRIEQQLPGAAYLNLGHSNLRPALLRNLKGLRRAVMIHDTIPLSHPEFTREDQSAAFRDKFMAAITLADLVIAISDATRSEIELWRRRLAITRSPEIITAHIGTALALPDAAQIPAQLDLSRPFFVTIGTIEPRKNHALLLDAWEILDARLPGPDMPQLVVIGRRGWRNEAVFARLDTLPPDSPVLECPGLSDASVAALLARCHALLMPSHAEGFGLPLTEAAGRGVAVLTSPLPVARELLGDHAQLLPPDRPEAWAEAVEALAASPPQRHAPHPVPSWQAHFSTVEGALGFPKP; the protein is encoded by the coding sequence ATGAGGGCTGAGCCGCCGCTCGTTCTCGATATTTCCAGGCTGGTCTCGCGCATTGGCACCGGACCGCTGACCGGTATCGACCGGGTCGAGGCGGCCTGGCTGCGTCATATCGCCGAGCGTCCGCATCTTCTTCTCTGCCGCGTGGCACGCGGTCAGGCGCTTTTGCCGCCAGAGGCCGGGCATGCGGTGCTGCGCTGGCTGGAGGGCGACAATTCAGGCATGGTCGCGCAGAGCGGATGGCGGGAACGCATGGCGGGGCATCGCGGGCCGCGCGGGCGCGCCGCCACCGCATTGCGGCGTATGGCGCTCTGTGTCACCGGGTCGGGCGGACGCGGTCTTTTGCACCGGATCGAGCAGCAACTTCCCGGAGCCGCCTATCTCAATCTGGGGCATAGCAATCTGCGGCCCGCCCTTCTGCGCAACCTCAAGGGGCTGCGCCGGGCGGTGATGATACATGACACGATCCCGCTGTCGCATCCCGAGTTCACCCGCGAGGATCAGTCCGCAGCCTTTCGCGACAAATTCATGGCGGCGATCACGCTTGCCGATCTGGTGATTGCGATTTCCGATGCGACGCGGTCAGAGATCGAGCTGTGGCGCCGCCGGCTTGCCATCACCCGTTCCCCCGAGATCATAACCGCCCATATCGGCACCGCGCTGGCCCTGCCCGACGCGGCGCAGATCCCGGCGCAGCTCGACCTGTCGCGCCCCTTTTTCGTTACCATCGGGACGATCGAGCCGCGCAAGAACCACGCGCTGCTGCTCGATGCGTGGGAGATATTAGACGCGCGGCTGCCCGGTCCGGACATGCCGCAGCTTGTGGTGATCGGCCGTCGTGGCTGGCGGAACGAGGCGGTTTTCGCCCGGCTGGATACACTGCCACCAGACAGCCCGGTCTTGGAATGTCCCGGCCTCTCCGATGCAAGCGTCGCCGCATTGCTGGCGCGGTGTCATGCTCTGCTGATGCCGTCCCACGCCGAGGGCTTCGGCCTGCCGCTTACCGAGGCGGCCGGGCGAGGCGTGGCCGTGCTGACGAGCCCGCTACCGGTTGCACGCGAATTGCTGGGCGATCATGCGCAGCTCCTGCCGCCGGACCGGCCCGAGGCTTGGGCCGAGGCGGTAGAGGCGCTTGCCGCCTCGCCACCGCAAAGACACGCGCCGCACCCGGTTCCTAGCTGGCAGGCGCATTTCTCGACGGTCGAAGGCGCGCTGGGCTTTCCGAAACCATAG